Genomic segment of Triticum aestivum cultivar Chinese Spring chromosome 6A, IWGSC CS RefSeq v2.1, whole genome shotgun sequence:
TGTTGTTCGGGCCACTTGACGTGGCGTCGTCCTCTTGCTCACCCGAGGTTGATCCCTGGGTGGCGGGAGTGGTTATTGGAGATGTGAGCGGCTTTGTCGGGTCTGAAGACAAGCTCGGCTCAAGGGAGGCATCCTGGGACCCAACGCTTAAGCCGGATGTAGCGATTGTCGGATCTATCTCTGGGGTTGGCTCTAAGAGGAGTGTGGATCTGAGGATGCCATCGTTGGTTGGCTCCGGGATAATGGGGTCGGAGCTTTCAGGCTGATCCGAGGTAAATCCCGAAAGGACCAAATCCCCTCGAGCGTCCGCGGTGTACGCCAGGCTTCCGAACGTAATGACTTGGCATGTAGCACAATGTTGCCGAAGGCAAAAGGTTAGTCGGGGACGAAGATGCCCCCACAGCCGATGCTGCTATCTATCCGTAGATGAGTCATCGACCATTAATGATCAAACAacaagctctcaatgaaagcaccaatgtcattgtcaaaaccgacagatctcgagtaggggggaTGAGCTATCAGATCAGATCGATGGATAACAGGAGAAGAACACAcaacgagtttacccaggttcaggccctctctatggaggtaaaaccctatgtcatgctcTTGTTTATATTATGAAGGTATCGAAgtatagagttgatctacctcgagatcgtaagttgtggtctaaaccctaggatATGATGAATGGATGTATGGATGGATCCCCTCTACGAACTAAACCtcctggtttatataggcactaggggtatctagggttacacatggtcggttgccaTCTAAGGATTTACATGCCGAATCTAATCGAATATGCTTGAAGTACACGCCAAGTCTTCGGTCGCCGCACTATGAAGGCCTCCGGAGTCTCGCTTCCTCAGTGGGCTAGTAGTCCGGCCCATACATTAGTTAGCCCGGGCTAGGacaccctagtccaggacaccgtcaggtaGGGATCGTGAAACCACTGATTCCAGGAGGTGTTGTCGGTGAGGATCTATGGCCATAAGGTGTTGTTTGGCACATAGTCTGGATGTGCCTTCACCTCCGCTGTTAGCGCTGTCCGAAACCTTCTGATGGCTCACACCATGGCGGGCAAGCCGGCAGCCGGGATAGGCTCCATGGAACGCTCATCCAATTCAGTTGTTATCCCAATGACAAGTGCATGTCTGGTGGCCCCACGATGCCGCAACGGGCGAGAAGCTCGGCTTCCTGGACTTTGAGGCCGCGGCAACCCTGGCGATGCCATGGCGGCGGAAGGGGAGGTGGGAGAAGAGGGCTAGTGTTTGTGTTGCGACGGTGACATATAATGCtgtggagggggagggctgcataTATGACAGGGGAGGAGGGTGGGTGGGCACCGTTGCCAGTGTTAAGCCACCATTAATGGTCGCCGGTGATGCGACTTCTTATGTGTGAAGATGCGTGCACTCACCGTGTGGGAAACAGCCGGCGTACGCGAATTCAAGAATGCATGCAGCCATATAGGTGGGCCCTGACAGTGCCACACGGcaagggggtcccacatgtcaataTCGGGCCAAGTAACGGTCATCTGCTTTGACCGGATGGCAAGCCTCCGTTTGGGCTTTTGTGAGGCCGAGCTGAGTAGAGGAGGGAGAAAGTGAGGAATGCTAGATGGCTTGGACAAAAGCGCGCACGACAGAGGAATGATGGGCATGAAAATAGAAATCCCTAATAAATATGTGAAAGGAAATTGTATCTCTGGTATTAAACTCTTAGTTTTGGTCTAGCCTTTCTAAGTGGAAGAGATATTTATCGACATTGTAAGGAAGTGATTGGAGATGGGAAAAAATAGATTTTGTGAAGATTGCAGGGTGTgagataaaccattaaaaatttcctactccctctgttcctaaatataagtctttgtaaagattccactatggaccaccAAATCTGCTTGTGTCTTTCCCCAGAAATTTCTATGCAAAACAAAAATCCCTTCAATTGTTTTTGCGGTTAATGGCCAAGAAAAATATTCTAACTAAGGATAATCTTTTGAGAAGAGGTTGGAAAGGTAGTGTTGTGTTTTCTGTGGACAAGAAGAATCTACTAATCATTTATTCTTTCAATGCTCTGCTGCTAGATTGATTTGGAGTCTTATGAAAGGTACTTTTGCCCTTAATTCCACCTATGTTAATCTGTCTGAGTATTTTGGAAAGTGGATTAAAGGCTTTCCGAAACTTGATAGACAATTGGTGCTGGTGGGGGTTGCTGCAATGTTCTGGATGATTTGGAGATGCTGCAATGGCATTTTCTTAAGAAGAATCATCTCTAATCCCATGGCTATGATCAAACATGGATTGGTCTATCTTTCAGATAAAGGAGTCAGGACAAAGGGTGCTAAAGCTGAGGGCAAAACTCAACGAGCAGGTAGCAAGCGGGCATCACAGGGCTGGAGACCGAGAGTGCTTAGGATTGGTGGCTGATTGTAGATCTCGTGACTAGTGCTTTGCTACATCATCTTCAACTGAAGCTTCTTTTTTTGAAAGGAATAAGATCTACTCCACTTAGACTTGGATCCTAGCCATATCGCTAGTCACCACATCAGCTACAAAGTCTGGGGCAACATCAGCCCAAATGGTGAAAGGCACAGCCGCCTTCAGGCCGAACTGGGCAAGCAAGTGTGCAACAGTATTGTTGTTTCTACGACAGAAAACAAAgtccaaaacatcaaaagaaaCATAGCATACACTACGGGCCTCACGCAGGAGAACACCAACTGTTGAACTGTCATAATCTCTCGTCTTCAGCGCATGCACCAAAACCTGGCAATCTGATTCGAAAGTGATCCTATGAGCCCCAAGGTCCACAGCCCCCTCAATTGCCTTGAGACAAGCTGAAGCTTCAGCCTGAAGAGGGTCCTGGACATGATCAATCTTCCCCGCTGCCGCAGCAATGAACGAACCAGCATCGTCCCGGATAATGAAGCCCCAGGCGCCAGAGCCCGTCTCTTGAAGGAAAGCTGCATCAAAATTAATTTTAATGAAGTTCTGTGCAGGAGGCTTCTACGCAGGAGCACCATGATTAGGTGGGGCACTAGAAGTAGCAGTCTTGAGCTCCAGGGAGAAATCCAGTAAATGCTTGGTAATAAAAGCACTAGTTTCAGTAGTTGATCTCGCCTTTTCCCCAGCGTTTACCTTATTTCTTGTTGTCCACCAATCCCAGAGGAGGGTGACCACATGCACTTGATGTTCCTGGGGCAACATCCAGATCTTGTTGAGGACCTCTTTTGGGTTCTTGCATTCACACAGCTTAAGCCAGACATCCTCCAAGCATTGTTCCCGCCACAAGGCTTTAACCTCCTTGCACTTGAGAAACAGGTGACCACCGTCTTCATCCAAGCGCCAACACATGGGGCAACGTGTATCAAGCTCGACTTGTTTCCTCTTTATATTCAACCTTGTGGGAAGGCTATTATGAGCTAGGCGCCAAGTGAAAAGACACACCTTACCCGGAACACCCAGCTTCCAAAGTTTGTTCCAAAGGAGGGATCACTGCTCCTGAGCAGAAGATGAGCTAGCATCATGGTGAAGCCTTCTCTCGCGTATGGCCACCCCTAGCTGGTATGCCGATTTAACTGACAACTGACCCTTCTTGTCATAATGCCATAAAATAAAGTCCTCCAGGCCGGGCTGCAAAGGTATAGCCAAGATTGCATGAGCATCCTCCTCACAAAAAAGTTCACGCACCAGAACAACATCCCACTATTCAGTGATTGGGTTCACAAGCTCAGAAACTTTGGAGATAATTGCATGTCCTTGATGCGATGTCGGCCGTCTAGTAGAGCCCCTTGGGATCCATGGGTCTGTCCAGACATGCACCTTGGTACCGTCGCCAATTCTCCACACAATCCCTTCCTTTAAAAGGTCACGACCGCGTAAGATGCTCTGCCAAGTATACGATGCGCCCGGCTGTACTGCTGCCTCAAGAATGGAGCAATCAGGGAAGTACTTCGCCTTCAAAATAGTAGCACAAAGGGTGTCCGGAAACTGCAGCAGCCTCCAGCTTTGCCGAGACAACATCGCCATGTTAAATAAATGCAGATCCCTAAGGCCCAGTCCCCCTTCCTTCTTCGGTTTCGTCATCCGTTCCCAGCTCACCCAATGGCATTTATCCTTGCCGTCCTGCTGACTCCACCAATACTGACATATAATTTTGCTAATCTCATCACACAGGGATTTGGTTAGATCAAAACAGGACATGGCATAGGTAGGAATAGCCTGAGCCACTGCTTTAATGAGCACTTCCTTTCCCGCCTTCGAGAGCAATCTTTCAATCCAGCCTTGAATATGCTTCCAGATTTTCTCCTTCAAGTATTCAAAGTCTTTCTTTTTTGCAGCACCCAGGTGAACCGGTAGCCCTAGGTAACGTTCGTTTCTTGATTCAACCGTAATATGTAGCGCATTGAGCACTTGTTGTTTTCGCTGACCACTCGTGCCTTTGCTGAAGAATGCAGATGACTTATCTTTGTTGATCATTTGGCCCGTCTGAGATTCATACAGAGCCAAGACTTGCTGAAGCTTCTCAGCACTAGCCACTATGGCTTTCATCACAATGAGTGAGTCGTCCGCAAAAAATAGGTGGTTGATCCTTGGTGCTTGGGAACAAACCTGCATCCCCTCAATCGTGTGGTCTAGCTCAGCACATTGCAGCAGAATAGAGAAGGCTTCAGCACAAATGATGAAAAGGTACGGCGACAATGGATCACCCTGCCGGAGGCCCCGCTGAGGAAAGAAAGCATCCGTTAATTTCCCGTTCACCTTCACCCGATATGACACAGATCACACACATTGCATAATAACACTCACCCAAGCACGCGAGAAGCCCATATGCAACATCATTTCCTCAAGGAAGTCCCACTCCACCCTGTCATAGGCCTTGCTCATATCCAGTTTCACCGCCACCATCCCGTCCCGGCCCCCCTTCTTACGATGCATCATGTGGGTGATCTCATATGCCAGCAGGACATTATCCGTGATCATACGTCCCGGCACAAATGCAGATTGGGTAGGGGATATGATGTCCGGGAGGATGACCTTCAGACGGTTTGCCAAGACTTTGGAGATGAGTTTATACAGGACATTGCAGAGGCTTATGGGTCGGTATTGGGTGAGACGATCAGGATTCTTCACCTTCGGGGTCAGCACTATAGTTGTCTCATTCCACCCCATCGGCATGTCACCACCATTCAGAACACTCAGGACTTCCTCCTGGATTTTCGCCCCCATCTTCTCCCAGAACATTTTATAGAAAATCGCCGGcatcccatcaggaccaggagccttAAGATCCCCTATATTGTCAAGGGCTTGCTTTATCTCCTCCCCACTAAAAGGCTTCAAAAGCTGCTCATTCATCTCGCCAGTTACAGTTTTGGGCACGTGTTGGAGAAGATCATTGTTTAGCGGGCCTACAGAAGACATGAACAAACTTTTGTAATAGTTGGCAATAAAGGGCCCCAGCTCTGCCTCCCTCTCCACGACACCCCCCCTCCTTCTTCAAGCTCCTGATAGTGTTCACCCTTCTCCTTTCAGAGGCATGTGCATGGAAAAAAAACCGTGTTATGGTCACCATTCTTGAGCCAATTGACATGAGCTCGCTGCTGCCAATAAAGATTATATTGATCCTCCAGCCGGCTGAGCTTATACCTTAGGAGGTGCTCACGTGAAACCTGCTTTTGATCTAGTACCCCCCGCCGACACTTCTCAAGATCCTTTTTTGCTCTCTTAATTCTGTTCCGTAGCTCCCCTAGAACCTCCCTGTCCCAGCGAACTAGGCTACCTCCAATTCTCTTCATTGCCTCCCCCACCGAACAGAATTCGTCATTCACCGCTGCCTCCCATGTTTCCGTCACCACCTACTCACACCCCTCCTCATTCAACCAGTGCGCCTCAAAACAAAAGCACCTTTGCCCCCCACCTTGAGAACCTCCCACTGTTTACCCATTCAGCTCCGCAATAATAGGACGGTGATCAGAGTGTCGCGGGTCACCATTGATAATTTTGTGCAGTGGGAAAAGACATCTCCAGCCCATATTGGCGACCGCCCGATCCAGACGTTCCCTGGTGTAACCATCCGCATCTCTCCAGTTGTTCCTCCATGTGAAGGGATCACCAACATACCCTAGATCATTCAGCTCATAGACTTCTAGAGCCCTACGAAAAGTGTCCATGCTACCCTGGGCCCGAgccggccccccttccttttcTCCCGCGAAAAGAATCTCGTTGAAGTCACCCAGGCCAAGCCACAGCAAATCTGATTGGCCATGCAGCGCCCTTAGCAGCCTCCATGTGTTCTCCTTCTCCCCCGCCCTCGATTCTCCGTAGATCCCCGTCAGCCTCCACTTAACACCattctcccccaccacctccacaTCTATGTGGTATCGGCCCTTTGACTTGAGATTCACCTCCACACCCCTCCGCCAAAACAAAGCCAAACCACCACATGTCCCATCACAATCTTGCACCACCATGTGCACCAGACTCCATCTCCACCTCAGGAACTCAATCTCCTTTTCCCTTAGCTTCGTTTCAGAGAGAAAGAGGATGTTGAGGTCTTCTGCCCGTTGAAGCTCGAGTAAGCTATGAACTGATGATGGGTTCCCAAGCCCACGGCAGTTCCATGCTATTACTTTCATTGACGCTTGTAGGGCTGTCCCGACAGCCCCGCTTCGCTCCCGTAGGTCATGCTAGTGCTACTCTTGTTCCTCTTTACCTCCCCACTTCCTGCCTCATCACATTCCATCTCCTCTCCCCCCCTTTTCTTGCCCACACTAACACCCAGGATCGCGGTGTCCCCCTTCTTACCCTTACGGTCGTATCTGTGGAATTTTGCTCCCTTGTTATTCCTGACCTTATTGCCAGCTTGCTCGCACACTGGCTTCTCTGTCAGAGGCACCTCCGGCTTCCCTTCTATCCCCCCAATTGTGTTTCCGACCGCACCATCGATATGTCCACTAGATATATCCATGCCATCCTCCTTCTGCACCCCCACTTCGCCAGTCACCTCATAAATTAGTTGTTTTCTGCTGACATTCAGACCATCCTTTCCATCTCCAGGAGTCTGTCCTACATCTGATTGTGCCCCTACATTTTGTTGTTTTAAGGGACTAGTAACCTCCTGGTCACGACCTCCTTTATTTGTTGGCTGATGTCTTGCGCCCAATTTGTCCTTCCTCCAGTTATCGCTATCACTCCCCGATCTCCCCTTGGAATTACCTAGGTTGAGGCTCCTTCCGCTGCCACTGCTGGGCCCCGAGAACATGGTTCGACCGTCGTTCCAGCTACCCCTACCACTCTCATTCGTAGACCTGGGAATATGTGCCTTGAGCCAAGGACCGAATTGCTTCTTCTCTTCCTTCTTTAACCTTATAGAGCATTCCTTCTCCACATGATCGAGCATGTCGCAGGTGTAGCAAAAGTCTGGCAAGAATTCATATTCAAAACGGCACCAATTGTCCTCTATTTTCTTTTGTCTTTCCTCCTCAGTTATGGGCTCCCCTCCCTTCCCCTTATCATCGTCTATGTCAAGGACAAAACCCCTCATAATCGGGTTAGAGATGTCCATGCGGACTTTGATCCTCAAGAACTTGCCCACCGCCATACCATCTGGCCCAGCATCCACCTCATTCAACTGAAGCTTCTGTTGCTCCGCTGCTTCCTTTTCGTCATGGTAGTTCTAGTTTGTTGGTCTGAACCGGTCATGTTTCTGTTTTGGAGTCTGGAGTTTTGGAGGGTTTCCAGCCTGGCTTGGCCTCCTGTGGGATCTTGCAAGATCTCTGTCTGAGCTGCAAATCATAGTGTCCCAGTTATGTAAATTTGGGTGGTGTTGGCTGCTTCTTTTGGGCCTGGTAGTGCTAGTGTGGTTAGAGTTTGTAGCGGCTTACTAAGACCATAAAAAGAGCATCATCAGATGTACTccctgttagagttataatataagtcatgtacccctttgtatttatcccgttgtataaggggtttcctgcatatgttccacacatgtacatgtatatatatatcggcctatggcctcatgggaatacaagttgcctattcctaacatggtattagagctaggttaaTTTTTTCGCACGCTGCAACTCGTGCGTTCGATCCCTCCTCTCCAGATCGATCTCCTCTCTCGATCTCTCACCTCTCCCGATCGGCGATCGAAGCAGCAGGCCGCAGGGGGCGATCTCTCTCCTCTCCCGATCGGCGATCGAAGCTGCCGCTCCCGCTCGATCTCTGAATCGCTCGAAGGACTCCATCGACTGATCGCTAAGCACCGAAGTTGCCGCTCCCGCTCGATCTCAGCATCGCTCGAAGGCCGCCTCTGCGTGATCGCTCAGCAGGCCCAGCAAGGGTTCGTCCCGCAGGAAGGATTCCATCGCTCCCGCACTGCCACCTCCGCCTGATCGCTCGATCTCATCTCTCGCTCGCAGGCCCGACTTCGgattcctaaaaaaataaaaaacatgtcTGTTGCATCGGGCTATGTTGTTGTtcctcgctgtccggtgatctttgatggtactaactacaccgagtttactggcttcatgcgcattcacatgcgtggcatctgtctttggggtgttctttctggcgaggtctgttGTCCGCCACGTCCGGTTCCTCCGGTGGCTCCTATTCCGCCGACTCCATCGGTTCTTCCTAcggatgctaatcaggccgccaaagatgcggctaagcttgctgatgaggctgctgatcgtgcttatgatgagagggttttggcttatgaggaggctcttcagacaTATCATGGTCGTGCTTATGAGAGGGTttttcctcagcattacactcgtcgtcCACGACCAGTCGATGCCTCTATGGATGAGTCGTcatcttcctctcagcctacttatggcttgcgttctcgtcctcgtccgcctgttgatcgctttggatttcccaccgctggtgctgctgttcttgagccgacttcttaccgtcaggctgttgttcatcctgaatggcagtttgcgatggcagaggagattgctgctcttgaacgcactggtacctgggatcttgtttctcttcctcccggagtccgtccgatcacttgtaagtgggtctacaaggttaagactcgctccgatggttctcttgagcgtcacaaagctcgtcttgtggctcgtggttttcagcaggagcacggtcgtgattatgacgagacttttgctcctgtggcccatatgaccactgttcgtacacttcttgctgttgcctctgcacgccactggtctatatctcagcttgatgttaagaatgcctttcttaatggtgagctgcgtgaggaggtgtacatgcagccaccacctgggtattctgttcctgatggcatggtatgtcgtcttcgtcgctctctttatggccttaagcaagccccccgcgcctggtttgagcgctttgcctctgtgatcactgctgctggtttttcagcaagtgctcatgatccagcattgtttattcacctttctcctcgtgatcggactcttcttcttctctatgttgatgacatgatcatcatgggggatgaccccgagtatattgcctttgtaaaggcccgtcttagtgagcagtttcttatgtctgatcttggacctcttcgctactttcttgggattgaagtctcttctacctctgatggcttttttatatcccaggaaaagtatatccaggatcttcttgctcgtgctgctcttactgacgagcgcgttgttgagactcctatgaagctcaatgttcacctccgtgctactgatggtgatcctctccctgacccgacgcgttatcgtcatcttgttggcagtcttgtctatctagttgtcactcgtccggacatctcttatccggttcatattctgagtcagtttgtctctgctcccacatcgattcactatagtcatctccttcgtgttctccgataccttcgaggcacgatctctcaccgtctcttctttcctcgctccagttctttacagcttcaggcctattcggatgctacgtgggctagtgatccttcagatcgccgttcactttcttcttactgtgtttttcttggtggttctctcattgcctggaagacgaagaaacaacttgcaatttcccgttcgagtgccgaggctgagttgcgagcaatggctcttttgacggcagaggtgacttggttacggtggttacttcaggattttggtgtttctgtcactacaccgactctgctcttatctgacagtacaggtgctatcagcattgcgcgcgatcctgtgaagcatgagcttattggtgttgatgctttctatgtgcgcgctggtgtgcaggatcaggttattgctcttcagtatgtgccttccgagttacagttggcggatttcctgacgaaggcccacactagagcacaacatggcttttatctctccaaactcagtgttgtttatccaccatgagtttgagggggatGTTaaagttataatataagtcatgtacccctttgtatttatcccattgtataaggggtttcctgcatatgttccacacctgtacatgtatatatatatatatcggcctatgacCTCATGGAAATACAAGTTGCCTATTTCTaacactccctccattccaaattactcatcacagaaaaatagatgtatctaaaactaaaatacatctagataaaTCCATACCTgcaacaagtaattcggaacggaggaagtagattgAAACAACAGATGTTGAGGTTTGATAAAGAGCAAAACACCACAGCTTGAAATGTACCGATCAGAGTGGATACACGAACAAAACACGAGTATTCACGTAAACTTCACAGAGAAAATTACTGTTAACATCATTTGGTGACCGGTGTAGTTCTCACATATTACATCAACTTACTACACATTCTTCCAAACATAGTCGGAGGACCTATTAACCATCGACAATAAATAACACGGAGATCTGGTGAGAATACAATTGAGGACTTATACATGACATCAGGAAATATATGGCCTATTGACTACATGACGATACAGAAGTTTATATAAATAGACATCCTAAAATGCTGAAGTTAGTACTTTACAGGAGACACTGCCAAAAGCCATGGTTACCAACGCTAGTTGCGCCCTTCTAAAGGATGCTCCCCCTTAGTGGAGGTCGTTGGCTGAACTGTTGTCCGAGAACTGAGAAGCACTCGTGTTGAGAGCCTAATTGATCTCAACCTCCAGTTAGAAGTATATAACCGTTACCGATCTTTACATGTTGATGTTGTCATTACTGTTGAAGAGCGCAGCTATCCCTGAGTTATCCAAATGATGCAGCCCAAATGATTGAATAGCTTGACTCTTCAATTTACATAAATGTACATGGAACTTGCAGGACACAGATACCAACCATACTTGGCATTCCTGTTGATTCCTATGTTGGATCTTGTGCCTCAGGACTAACCATTCTCACACGGCGAGCAGCAGCTAGAGGTGGCCTACCAACTGCTTCCAGTATCCTTGTGAACACAACCTTTGCAGGGACACATGTAACTGGTGGAATTGCTCCGTCTGGTTTGATCAAGTCACCGAAAATGCCACTGTGCGTACGCGGCTTTGCTTGAGTGCCACCTTCATGATGCCTTCTTCCAGTGGGAATGGAAGAGAGGGTTCTGACCTTCTGGCTTGACAGACTTGCCTTCTTGGATGGCTTCTTTTGAGATTTGGATGCCGATGACCTCTTCTTACTATTTGACATGCTTTTCTTATCATCCTTAACCTGGTGATTTGCGGAAGTTGAGTATTTACTGAAGACTGGTTTCATTTCCCAGTCTGAATATGCAAGCCTGCCTTCATTGCCACAGTCCATTGATGCTCCTAAAGGATTAGAACGGGGAATTCTTTGCATGGCTGTCCTCCTGCCTGTATGCCAGGCAGTTGGAGCTCCTGTGCTCTCTTCCATACTAATATCACCACCAGAAACCAGGTGGTCAGTGGAACCATCAACAAGTATTTCAATTTGGATAGGGTGTCCAACAATTGCTTTGCCATCCAGTCTGCTCATCAAGGAAACAAGAGGAACATGCTCTCCATGGTAGCTGGCTTGGACCTTCAAGTCAATATCAAACAACATTGGGCCCATGCGACCCAAACGTGAACTGCCATTTCTTTGGTAAAATGAAGGTTCGTCCCAATATGCCTTCCGATCAACACGAAATATCTGATCTGTATCCCAGTTAGGTGGAGAAATCTTGGAAGAATCATTTTCATAGTCATTATAATAGATATAGCTTCGGCTAAGATCTCTTGTAGCTTTCAAGGATGATGGGTATGTTCGACTATGATACAAGTTAACCTCAGGGTGGCTTGTGCCCTCGAATAGATCTGTTTCATCAGAATCATAGTGGGGCTCCTCTTTGATTTGGTTACTAAGCACTTGCTGATCGGATGTCTGCACACTCTCTTTTCTATGATTTATACCATTTGTGTTGTACACAGATCCTTTCATGAGACCATTGGGTTTATCCAAACAGGATTTTCCATCCGTCATATGGGTTGATTTCTTCACTGCACTACGGTTATTACGTTTACCTTTTATATGCCAGCGGGAGACACCCTGCTCAGAAGAACCATCCTCTTCCTCTGATTGATTCAATTGATGCATATAAGCAGAATAGGCGacctcattgtcatcatcatcatcatcataattatcCACATGTCCAAACCTGTCAGAAGTCCGAAGGAAATAAGGATCACGGGGGCGTAACTCTGGAGGCAGAATC
This window contains:
- the LOC123128094 gene encoding uncharacterized protein At1g51745 isoform X2, which codes for MGGGSEGGGDADEGCCSVGDTSPGTIVWVRRRNGSWWPGRILGQSELPPSQIMSPRSGTPVKLLGREDASVDWYNLEKSKRVKAFRCGEFDACIERAEATQGTLSKKREKYARREDAILHALELERKLHQTQGFRPAYFSACTKHRKDLGSTRYKSKKRKRKDVSALPAKKEAGQYFLNAGLKINFSESQSTSENLISNHIGDLSHVRHIQGGASLESKENCTIVKKNRSDGSDFDESIEKCDRHRPLVQVLQSSANLTQHSPHNDDYGAILIGGDKDPSPATYRAKRRADFDTESYLQHPDSSSEEHTSSDFVEKHVSESSERECSESETEDDTELLQSANRILPPELRPRDPYFLRTSDRFGHVDNYDDDDDDNEVAYSAYMHQLNQSEEEDGSSEQGVSRWHIKGKRNNRSAVKKSTHMTDGKSCLDKPNGLMKGSVYNTNGINHRKESVQTSDQQVLSNQIKEEPHYDSDETDLFEGTSHPEVNLYHSRTYPSSLKATRDLSRSYIYYNDYENDSSKISPPNWDTDQIFRVDRKAYWDEPSFYQRNGSSRLGRMGPMLFDIDLKVQASYHGEHVPLVSLMSRLDGKAIVGHPIQIEILVDGSTDHLVSGGDISMEESTGAPTAWHTGRRTAMQRIPRSNPLGASMDCGNEGRLAYSDWEMKPVFSKYSTSANHQVKDDKKSMSNSKKRSSASKSQKKPSKKASLSSQKVRTLSSIPTGRRHHEGGTQAKPRTHSGIFGDLIKPDGAIPPVTCVPAKVVFTRILEAVGRPPLAAARRVRMVSPEAQDPT
- the LOC123128094 gene encoding uncharacterized protein At1g51745 isoform X1, whose protein sequence is MGGGSEGGGDADEGCCSVGDTSPGTIVWVRRRNGSWWPGRILGQSELPPSQIMSPRSGTPVKLLGREDASVDWYNLEKSKRVKAFRCGEFDACIERAEATQGTLSKKREKYARREDAILHALELERKLHQTQGFRPAYFSACTKHRKDLGSTRYKSKKRKRKDVSALPAKKEAGQYFLNAGLKINFSESQSTSENLISNHIGDLSHVRHIQGGASLESKENCTIVKKNRSDGSDFDESIEKCDRHRPLVQVLQSSANLTQHSPHNDDYGAILIGGDKDPSPATYRAKRSICAYLPSDSGETHSHSDLPSAQMVSTGADFDTESYLQHPDSSSEEHTSSDFVEKHVSESSERECSESETEDDTELLQSANRILPPELRPRDPYFLRTSDRFGHVDNYDDDDDDNEVAYSAYMHQLNQSEEEDGSSEQGVSRWHIKGKRNNRSAVKKSTHMTDGKSCLDKPNGLMKGSVYNTNGINHRKESVQTSDQQVLSNQIKEEPHYDSDETDLFEGTSHPEVNLYHSRTYPSSLKATRDLSRSYIYYNDYENDSSKISPPNWDTDQIFRVDRKAYWDEPSFYQRNGSSRLGRMGPMLFDIDLKVQASYHGEHVPLVSLMSRLDGKAIVGHPIQIEILVDGSTDHLVSGGDISMEESTGAPTAWHTGRRTAMQRIPRSNPLGASMDCGNEGRLAYSDWEMKPVFSKYSTSANHQVKDDKKSMSNSKKRSSASKSQKKPSKKASLSSQKVRTLSSIPTGRRHHEGGTQAKPRTHSGIFGDLIKPDGAIPPVTCVPAKVVFTRILEAVGRPPLAAARRVRMVSPEAQDPT